The following proteins are encoded in a genomic region of Drosophila willistoni isolate 14030-0811.24 chromosome 3R, UCI_dwil_1.1, whole genome shotgun sequence:
- the LOC6650399 gene encoding nuclear factor related to kappa-B-binding protein codes for MSNNMNININRPSLDSLEEEGQADEEIEQLSDSSSSSKASSSTSHSSPGSNSVEDRQEPDVEIDDEDLSDEDSVTGSEDSDDDEDEDDDDDDDNTTCQSDELELAQLTERDIFRVPRGLCENSTIFHEFFSLETWQMLPLHMQARLQSFLPQFNPPLMPAAQASAEQQRTLVQLFNGGLQRFGKSPLIQLQRQLEEGNLRPDVRQLRRSIENSKRREHHFQQAERLSQLAKDLFLSREELLQHAYSSAPPSTDVNGWSAALKLPLVRSRKRKTPPTLPVENKYCLQRSKKRYTQELRSILQELKIQSTDLSADEEDGDSLELRRTMDDAKLIEPQDVANNTKASNAADKKCIYNTFFKRHSGADDELILRRMQADRIPQLNDRNFRKYLRDYKRRKLEQPDLADFDTTDIRLRDICTRAQFVGNFKPGRKPKALMARLNATPNAKQNVNPNSSKTHTEPPALVPIGIPGTASSTGDEELLKDEPQTLYGRQAVEEHVVVDGHSPKLPKLEPLSGTVSGQIGHITGSPTVGQANPTAVPDTSHASGASAAPASASAPATAPSRPLSLPRPVCYFSLLRDLFVSTPQHRLTYGELQGLVTNWRDNSSNSHSNSATLEWMRHMPEWSMLLQSAVNFLAGDFPTLPVEYVPYIDYKSQLGIYQWIGAGRDLDARLISLCQFWLQRRKDDEKLNAKIRQSAIGSQSALSADSLPTPPPRCPTSWTVRTANQAEMLEFQRQERLRFEHPHRPFTYRLNGYESVVGPVKGIYTQSLPLNKARGHAVMVDDRPPYVTILTLVRDATARLPNGEGTRSEISELLKCSQYINKQAAENVLQTIVSGALDRLHGGLDPCVRYDARRKIWIYLHRNRGEAEFEKMHRHNQTLVKQKQQQRKLLQQQHHHHQLMVVKTTPNKKDEDGEALEAALPALVPAAVSQASPLMTIKKPLPVKTSPPVPPLKYHIPPPTAASQSHINPTQKSLLKPATGGAGVGTPTSAPGKLASNFAITKISPTRHTTPILVSTPTGLQTVHVATNANSANSPLTSSQQVASAAKKLTIKKSSAIGNFIIPLEQAHQQQQQQQQTKTVTISARQGTQLPKNFIRLLPTAAAGTGTGGAAAAAAQTKPTSVQILGHRVLPQQQQQQSPGTIRSLQQKIGAVSIMANKTITGTSVGVASGSGSGTIVRMSPQAFASLQQQQLKQKANASTSNTSNSAGQSPQQQRIIVGNTAISSNKSIVFQALPKTVPKILTTNSSSSGGTHKQPTANLSSQQQRIVLQNFKQPATASATTSSSQTNTNATRIIRTAATGNGTNQVTTAGAAPTGGGGGGGNIITLDSLIQKSNATATTGKLITSGSNIIQLAATSTTGNVITLTPNQNHNQVAKPRIVTTTGAGVGGGGGVVPKIIGKTTVLPGKPLLLQAKTLKHLGAGTPVNNQVVTTATPAKTTQSIVIGGQTVKLQGALPARAASGAMQTVIMGNQLLRLAPATPNSNSNPASATNSAASTNSLPSPTVTTPKTLLIGPGGAQTLRLGKNVLLANKLTSTGSSVPAGGTNNSTNTATATGGNNLVFAVQGNGGQLYFSHGLQGVNLKPLSGMKVIPMTSTASGAKAPGEGGGATVAIAGKTMTTKLLPAAVLKTTTTTTTSGNAN; via the exons ATGAGCAACAACATgaacataaacataaacagACCCAGTCTGGATTCATTGGAAGAGGAGGGGCAGGCAGATGAAGAAATTGAACAATTGAGCGACAGTTCAAGCAGCAGCAAAGCGAGCAGCAGCACATCTCATTCGTCGCCAGGCAGTAATTCTGTGGAAGATCGGCAAGAGCCGGATGTGGAAATTGATGATGAGGACTTAAGTGATGAGGATTCAGTTACGGGTTCAGAAGACTCCGATGATGACGAAGATgaggacgatgatgatgatgatgataatacaACGTGCCAATCGGACGAATTGGAGCTGGCACAATTAACTGAACGAGATATATTCCGGGTACCACGAGGCCTCTGCGAGAACTCTACCATTTTCCATGAATTCTTTTCACTTGAGACTTGGCAAATGTTGCCGTTGCACATGCAGGCCCGTCTCCAGTCCTTCCTGCCGCAATTTAATCCGCCACTAATGCCAGCCGCTCAGGCCAGTGCCGAACAGCAGCGTACTCTGGTCCAGCTTTTCAATGGCGGTCTCCAGCGCTTTGGCAAATCGCCGCTCATTCAGCTCCAACGCCAACTGGAAGAGGGCAATCTGAGACCTGATGTCCGGCAATTACGTCGCAGCATTGAAAACTCCAAACGTCGCGAACACCATTTCCAACAGGCCGAGCGACTTAGCCAATTGGCCAAAGATCTATTCCTATCTCGGGAAGAATTACTACAGCATGCATATTCATCAGCTCCGCCTTCCACTGATGTTAATGGTTGGTCTGCGGCCTTAAAGCTTCCGTTGGTGCGATCACGAAAACGTAAGACTCCACCTACATTGCCTGTGGAGAATAAGTATTGTCTGCAACGTTCCAAGAAGCGTTATACCCAGGAATTAAGAAGTATCCTGCAAGAATTAAAGATTCAATCCACTGATTTGAGTGCCGACGAAGAGGATGGAGATTCACTCGAGTTAAGGCGTACAATGGACGACGCAAAACTGATAGAACCGCAAGATGTGGCCAATAATACCAAAGCCTCGAACGCAGCCGACAAGAAATGCATTTACAATACGTTTTTCAAACGTCATTCCGGTGCAGATGATGAGCTTATCCTTCGACGCATGCAAGCTGATAGAATACCCCAGTTGAATGATCGTAATTTTAGGAAATATTTAAGAGACTACAAGCGACGAAAATTGGAGCAACCG GATCTAGCTGATTTTGACACAACAGATATACGTCTTCGTGATATATGCACTCGTGCCCAATTTGTGGGTAACTTTAAGCCCGGGCGAAAGCCCAAGGCATTGATGGCCCGACTGAATGCTACGCCGAATGCTAAACAAAATGTAAATCCCAATTCAtcaaagacacacacagagcCTCCGGCATTAGTTCCCATTGGTATACCTGGAACTGCTTCCTCCACTGGCGACGAGGAACTACTGAAAGATGAGCCACAAACGTTATATGGGCGTCAAGCCGTCGAGGAGCACGTCGTCGTTGATGGTCATTCGCCTAAACTTCCAAAACTAGAGCCACTAAGTGGAACTGTGTCTGGCCAAATTGGTCATATAACAGGCAGCCCAACAGTTGGGCAAGCGAATCCAACTGCAGTACCTGACACTTCCCATGCTTCTGGCGCGAGCGCTGCTCCTGCATCTGCATCCGCACCAGCAACAGCACCATCCCGACCTTTGAGTTTACCCCGTCCCGTTTGCTATTTCTCCTTGTTAAGGGATTTATTCGTTTCGACACCTCAACACCGTTTGACATATGGAGAACTTCAAGGCTTGGTGACCAATTGGCGGGATAACAGCAGCAATAGTCACTCGAATTCTGCCACTTTGGAATGGATGCGTCATATGCCGGAATGGTCGATGCTTCTGCAATCGGCTGTTAATTTTCTAGCTGGAGATTTTCCAACTTTGCCAGTGGAATATGTTCCATATATAGATTATAAAAGTCAGCTGGGTATCTACCAGTGGATTGGAGCTGGTCGTGATCTTGATGCCCGACTCATTTCCCTGTGTCAATTCTGGCTGCAGCGTCGTAAAGATGATGAAAagttaaatgcaaaaattcgACAGTCAGCTATCGGAAGCCAGTCCGCGTTGAGTGCAGATTCATTACCCACTCCGCCGCCCCGTTGTCCCACCAGTTGGACCGTACGTACTGCCAATCAGGCCGAGATGTTGGAATTCCAACGACAAGAGCGTCTACGTTTTGAGCATCCTCATCGTCCGTTTACGTATCGTCTGAATGGTTATGAAAGCGTTGTCGGTCCTGTCAAGGGCATTTATACCCAAAGTCTGCCCCTGAATAAGGCGCGCGGACATGCTGTAATGGTCGATGATCGTCCGCCGTATGTGACCATATTAACTTTGGTTCGTGATGCCACAGCCCGTCTACCGAATGGCGAGGGAACGCGTTCTGAAATCTCAGAATTGCTCAAGTGCTCGCAGTACATTAATAAACAGGCAGCTGAAAATGTTCTTCAAACGATAGTGAGTGGAGCTCTAGATCGTTTGCATGGTGGTCTAGATCCTTGTGTGAGATACGATGCTAGACGTAAGATTTGGATCTATTTGCATCGCAATCGCGGTGAGGCGGAATTCGAGAAAATGCATCGACATAATCAAACGTTggtgaaacaaaaacagcagCAACGGAAGctactgcagcagcagcaccaccaccatcaaCTAATGGTGGTAAAAACGACGCCAAACAAAAAGGACGAGGATGGCGAAGCATTGGAAGCAGCATTACCAGCATTAGTGCCGGCAGCAGTTAGCCAAGCATCGCCATTGATGACCATTAAGAAACCGTTGCCTGTTAAAACAAGTCCACCAGTGCCGCCTTTGAAATATCATATACCACCACCAACTGCCGCCTCCCAAAGTCATATCAATCCCACGCAGAAATCACTGCTTAAGCCAGCAACAGGAGGAGCGGGAGTCGGAACACCTACGTCTGCCCCTGGTAAATTGGCATCTAATTTTGCCATTACCAAAATTAGTCCCACTCGTCATACCACACCCATTCTGGTATCAACACCCACGGGTCTTCAGACTGTGCATGTGGCCACAAATGCCAACTCTGCTAATTCCCCTCTAACTAGTAGTCAACAAGTGGCTAGTGCTGCCAAAAAGTTAACAATTAAGAAATCTTCAGCCATAGGCAATTTTATCATACCCCTGGAACAGGcgcaccaacaacagcaacaacaacaacaaacaaagacTGTGACGATATCGGCACGCCAGGGAACGCAGTTGCCCAAAAATTTTATACGCCTCTTGCCCACTGCAGCAGCTGGAACTGGAACAGGCggagcagctgctgctgctgcacagACAAAGCCAACTTCTGTTCAAATACTAGGTCATCGTGTTTTAccgcaacagcaacaacaacaatcccCGGGGACGATTCGTTCTTTGCAACAGAAAATTGGAGCCGTTTCAATTATGGCCAATAAGACAATTACAGGCACTAGTGTGGGCGTGGCATCTGGCAGTGGTTCAGGTACCATAGTCAGAATGTCGCCACAAGCATTTGCTtcactgcagcagcagcaacttaAACAAAAAGCCAACGCAAGCACTTCAAATACAAGCAATTCAGCGGGCCAATCTCCACAACAACAGCGAATAATAGTGG GAAACACTGCAATTTCATCGAACAAAAGCATTGTCTTTCAGGCATTGCCCAAAACCGTGCCTAAAATACTCACTACCAACAGTAGCAGCAGCGGAGGCACCCACAAGCAACCCACAGCGAATTTATCATCCCAGCAGCAAAGGATTGTTTTGCAGAATTTCAAGCAGCCGGCAACAGCCAGCGCCACAACCTCCTCTTCGCAGACTAACACAAATGCTACACGTATAATACGTACAGCAGCCACGGGAAATGGTACAAATCAAGTGACTACAGCTGGTGCAGCACCtactggtggtggtggtggtggtggtaatATCATCACTTTGGATAGTCTTATACAAAAGAGCAATGCCACTGCCACAACTGGCAAATTAATAACAAGCGGTAGCAATATCATCCAACTGGCCGCCACCTCTACAACGGGCAATGTCATTACATTGACGCCCAATCAGAATCACAACCAGGTGGCCAAACCACGTATAGTAACCACAACAGGAGCAGGAGTCGGAGGCGGAGGCGGTGTGGTACCAAAGATTATTGGTAAAACGACTGTATTGCCCGGCAAACCTCTATTGCTGCAAGCCAAGACACTAAAGCATTTGGGAGCCGGCACACCTGTTAACAATCAGGTGGTGACAACGGCAACGCCAGCCAAAACAACTCAGAGTATTGTGATCGGCGGACAGACGGTGAAACTGCAGGGGGCG TTGCCCGCTCGAGCAGCAAGTGGTGCCATGCAGACGGTCATAATGGGCAATCAATTGCTACGCCTGGCACCTGCCACCCCCAATAGCAACAGTAATCCTGCCAGTGCCACCAATTCAGCCGCCTCTACCAATAGCCTGCCATCGCCTACTGTCACAACGCCAAAGACCCTGCTAATTGGTCCCGGTGGAGCTCAAACACTACGTTTGGGTAAAAATGTTCTGCTGGCCAATAAATTAACCAGCACCGGATCATCAGTGCCAGCCGGCGGCACCAATAACAGCACAAACACTGCAACTGCCACAGGTGGAAACAATCTGGTATTTGCCGTCCAGGGTAACGGTGGTCAATTGTATTTCTCACATGGATTGCAGGGTGTCAACTTAAAGCCACTATCCGGCATGAAAGTGATACCCATGACAAGCACTGCAAGTGGCGCAAAAGCGCCTGGTGAAGGAGGCGGCGCAACAGTTGCCATAGCCGGCAAAACCATGACTACAAAGCTGTTGCCAGCTGCGGTTCTCaagacgacaacaacaacaacaaccagtgGGAATGCTAATTAG
- the LOC6650400 gene encoding zinc finger protein 572: MDFDTDMNDLDEDSVEPCRTCGVFFTKSQDLERAIVKPIFHSTLMDKTGNDVDMPDILQQLQAWDMEVVKDDGRPQYMCVVCIAEFRKVLKFKRSCLEAQQQYDELELKPFEMNIKKEIDVPPEQEEKFVAFVYLSDDESCEEDGSTRVRAAFDIPHVPIKEEHMARVPALAVEMPNPKVQASNVNITKFEASVKLDEAIDIVAIDDESNGDNENDDDEEEEEDIIKFTYDYDNGNDANLSLPIPLSESKVYCKLCTYESSNQDQHMDHMRRVHMLKDCECYICGKKFINAPESRLKFHMKWHKLQRHMKCPICGFFCNSKDTLKEHNLAVHTKTKCKFCGKKMKHKLLQSHLNEHLEERESELAKKINEDPPTALSSSCVIQCAFCEDTFGNAQELQNHVLATHKSLKTEPSPSPLHSFTIPMETDGRSELEPTLDESQTSQESIIESQLNLGHYNDSRQYNSNLETTSTTEMSPSSSSTDKASYNCPICGKSFNLKIKLNRHFKNHTKEPF, from the exons ATGGATTTCGACACGGATATGAACGACTTAGATGAAGATTCGGTAGAGCCGTGCCGGACCTGCGGCGTTTTTTTTACAAAGAGCCAGGATCTGGAACGGGCCATAGTAAAACCCATATTCCATTCAACTTTGATGGATAAGACGGGTAATGATGTAGATATGCCGGATATATTGCAACAGTTGCAAGCCTGGGATATGGAG GTAGTCAAAGACGATGGCCGTCCACAATACATGTGCGTGGTCTGCATAGCAGAATTTCGAaaggtgttaaaatttaaacgcAGTTGCCTGGAGGCCCAGCAACAATATGATGAATTGGAACTGAAACCATTCGAAATGAATATTAAGAAAGAAATTGATGTGCCACCCGAACAAGAGGAGAAATTTGTTGCATTTGTCTATCTGAGTGATGATGAAAGCTGTGAAGAAGATGGCAGTACGAGAGTTCGTGCTGCTTTTGATATACCGCATGTGCCTATCAAGGAGGAGCACATGGCCAGAGTGCCAGCACTAGCAGTAGAAATGCCTAATCCTAAAGTTCAGGCGAGCAATGTGAATATAACGAAATTTGAAGCTTCGGTGAAATTAGATGAGGCAATCGATATCGTAGCAATTGACGATGAAAGCAATGGTGATAAcgaaaatgatgatgatgaggaggaagaggaggaTATAATAAAGTTCACCTACGACTACGATAATGGCAATGATGCCAATCTAAGCTTGCCTATACCACTCTCCGAGTCTAAGGTTTATTGTAAGTTATGCACATATGAATCCTCGAATCAGGATCAACATATGGACCATATGCGACGTGTTCATATGCTTAAAGACTGTGAATGCTATATCTGTGGCAAGAAATTTATAAATGCTCCCGAGTCCCGATTGAAATTTCACATGAAATGGCATAAATTGCAAAGACATATGAAATGCCCAATATGTGGCTTCTTTTGTAATTCAAAGGATACACTGAAAGAGCACAATTTGGCCGTCCATACGAAAACCAAATGCAAGTTTTGTGGCAAAAAAATGAAGCATAAATTGCTTCAAAGTCACCTTAATGAGCATCTAGAGG aaCGCGAATCCGAACTGGCCAAAAAGATAAATGAAGATCCACCAACTGCACTTAGCTCCTCCTGCGTCATTCAGTGTGCATTCTGTGAAGATACATTTGGCAATGCTCAAGAGTTACAAAATCATGTGCTGGCCACCCACAAATCACTCAAAACAGAGCCTTCACCATCACCACTACACTCTTTCACAATTCCCATGGAAACGGATGGAAGATCTGAGCTTGAACCGACGCTAGACGAATCGCAAACAAGTCAAGAATCCATCATTGAATCCCAGTTGAATTTAGGTCATTACAATGATAGCCGACAATACAATAGCAACTTGGAAACCACTTCAACAACAGAAATGTCTCCGTCCTCATCATCCACAGACAAAGCCTCCTACAATTGTCCTATCTGTGGCAAATCgttcaatttgaaaattaaattgaatcgTCATTTCAAAAATCACACCAAGGAAccattttga
- the LOC6650401 gene encoding zinc finger and SCAN domain-containing protein 12, giving the protein MRGELGPNSCRVCLEPSVRLQPLDESREEGEETPNEMLIQLLGVSYSKLNGHEPIPDGICKACKVELNMAYQFREKALRKQAEIESYCRDMGLLLEDNDAEGETEVDGEADTDDVIVKEEDVTQNEEDMFIMDDQEDQKNAAYLDVDANTNAEIGEQQEVLLDDIEYLDENYSIEMNPDQQEIVLETTSGDGVKATSAEGFEDSSTQDMAFKAAAQTNLKVRRSKARRGFNSLRTSDGAEKGGYVCDVCGNFYEKRSRMLEHRRRHDAVFQYQCELCEAKFQVREQLRKHMYSHTGSKPFKCSYCSRQFYYESVLKSHENVHRGVKPYVCKVCDKAFAYAHSLSKHELIHTDIKLYRCDYCHKDFRLLHHMRQHEETKCHQNAVMLAENLKYNSEEQVELLGEDELREIKYAN; this is encoded by the exons ATGCGTGGCGAACTTGGACCGAATTCGTGTCGGGTGTGTTTGGAGCCCAGTGTGCGATTGCAGCCCCTTGACGAGTCCAGGGAGGAAGGTGAAGAGACTCCAAATGAAATGCTAATCCAACTACTTGGAGTCTCTTACAGTAAGTTAAATGGTCACGAACCCATTCCCGATGGTATATGCAAGGCTTGCAAGGTGGAACTGAATATGGCCTATCAATTTCGAGAAAAGGCGTTGCGCAAGCAGGCCGAGATTGAATCATATTGTCGTGACATGGGACTTTTGTTGGAGGACAATGATGCAGAAGGTGAAACAGAAGTCGACGGCGAGGCGGATACAGATGATGTGATAGTCAAGGAGGAAGACGTCACACAAAATGAAGAAGACATGTTCATAATGGATGATCAAGAAGACCAAAAAAATGCTGCATATCTGGATGTGGATGCAAATACTAATGCAGAGATTGGCGAGCAACAGGAAGTATTGTTGGACGATATTGAATACTTGGACGAAAACTATTCAATTGAGATGAATCCTGATCAGCAGGAAATTGTGCTGGAGACCACAAGTGGTGATGGCGTCAAAGCAACATCAGCCGAGGGCTTCGAGGATAGTTCCACCCAGGATATGGCATTTAAAGCAGCGGCCCAAACTAATTTGAAGGTTCGGCGTAGCAAAGCCCGCCGTGGCTTTAACTCACTGCGCACCTCTGATGGAGCCGAGAAGGGTGGCTATGTTTGCGATGTCTGTGGCAATTTCTATGAGAAACGTAGCAGAATGTTGGAGCATCGACGGCGGCATGATGCTGTATTTCAATACCAGTGCGA ACTCTGCGAGGCCAAGTTCCAGGTGCGGGAACAGCTTCGCAAGCATATGTATTCGCACACGGGCAGCAAACCCTTTAAATGCAGCTACTGCAGTCGCCAGTTCTACTATGAGAGTGTGCTCAAGTCCCATGAGAA TGTCCATCGTGGCGTTAAACCATATGTGTGCAAAGTGTGCGACAAAGCATTCGCCTACGCCCATTCCCTGTCTAAACATGAACTTATCCATACGGATATTAAACTATATCGTTGCGATTATTGTCACAAGGATTTCCGCCTGCTACACCATATGCGCCAGCATGAGGAGACAAAATGCCACCAGAATGCTGTTATGTTGGCAGAAAATCTAAAATACAACTCCGAAGAGCAGGTGGAGCTTCTTGGTGAGGATGAACTAAGGGAAATTAAATATGCAAACTGA